The Nocardioides panzhihuensis genome has a segment encoding these proteins:
- a CDS encoding DHA2 family efflux MFS transporter permease subunit encodes MSQTTATSSAVPTEHPWRALFALCIGFFMLLIDMTIVTVATPDIMADLDASANAVLWVTSAYLLTYAVPILIMGRLGDRFGPKWVYLVGLAVFTGSSLWCGLAGSIESLVAARAVQGLGAAMMTPQTMATITRIFPSERRGSAMALWGATAGLATLIGPLAGGALVALGGWEWIFFVNVPIGIVAIALNWWLVPVLETHSHSFDWLGVVLSGVGMFCVVFGLQNGEQRGWDALTWALVVGGIAIMGLFVWWQARNRVEPLVPLPMFADRNFSVSSLAISCMGFAAVAMGFPLMLYAQLVRGYTALEASMLLVPMALVSFVAAPLVGRLTDRMHPRLLTGVAFLLCSVSLFWVSVPMTVESPLWQLLVPMAFFGLGSAAVWSPLAATATRNLPMRQAGAGSGIYNATRLVGSVVGSAAVAVLIDLRLNAHGLGESLSGNHETASGSSVPPAVVSQFAEAMSEVMLLPAAALAIGFVAVLFFTTPRHMVKPSP; translated from the coding sequence ATGAGCCAGACCACCGCCACGTCCTCGGCAGTCCCGACCGAGCACCCGTGGCGGGCGCTGTTCGCGCTGTGCATCGGCTTCTTCATGCTGCTGATCGACATGACGATCGTGACCGTCGCGACGCCCGACATCATGGCCGACCTCGACGCCAGCGCCAACGCGGTGCTGTGGGTGACCAGCGCCTACCTGCTGACCTACGCCGTACCCATCCTCATCATGGGCCGGCTCGGTGACCGCTTCGGGCCCAAGTGGGTCTACCTCGTCGGCCTCGCCGTCTTCACAGGCTCGTCGCTGTGGTGCGGGCTCGCCGGGAGCATCGAGTCGCTGGTGGCAGCGCGGGCGGTGCAGGGCCTCGGCGCGGCGATGATGACGCCGCAGACGATGGCGACCATCACCCGGATCTTCCCTTCCGAGCGTCGCGGTTCGGCGATGGCGCTGTGGGGCGCGACCGCGGGCCTGGCGACGCTCATCGGCCCGCTCGCGGGCGGGGCGCTGGTCGCGCTCGGCGGCTGGGAGTGGATCTTCTTCGTCAACGTGCCGATCGGCATCGTCGCGATCGCCCTCAACTGGTGGCTCGTGCCGGTCCTGGAGACCCACTCGCACTCCTTCGACTGGCTCGGCGTGGTGCTCAGCGGCGTCGGGATGTTCTGCGTGGTCTTCGGCCTGCAGAACGGCGAGCAACGGGGCTGGGACGCCCTCACCTGGGCCCTCGTGGTCGGCGGGATCGCGATCATGGGCCTCTTCGTCTGGTGGCAGGCGCGCAACCGCGTAGAGCCGCTGGTGCCGTTGCCCATGTTCGCCGACCGCAACTTCTCCGTCTCCAGCCTGGCGATCTCCTGCATGGGCTTCGCGGCGGTCGCCATGGGCTTCCCGCTGATGCTGTACGCCCAGCTGGTCCGCGGCTACACCGCGCTCGAGGCCTCGATGCTGCTGGTGCCGATGGCGCTGGTCTCGTTCGTCGCCGCGCCGCTGGTCGGCAGGCTGACCGACCGGATGCACCCTCGGCTGCTGACCGGGGTGGCGTTCCTGCTCTGCTCCGTCTCGCTCTTCTGGGTCTCGGTGCCGATGACCGTCGAGTCCCCGCTGTGGCAGCTGCTCGTGCCGATGGCCTTCTTCGGCCTCGGTTCGGCGGCCGTCTGGTCGCCCCTGGCCGCCACCGCCACCCGCAACCTGCCGATGCGGCAGGCCGGCGCCGGGTCGGGCATCTACAACGCCACCCGGCTGGTCGGGTCCGTGGTCGGCTCCGCCGCGGTCGCCGTGCTCATCGACCTCCGGCTCAACGCCCACGGGCTCGGCGAGTCGCTGTCAGGCAACCACGAGACCGCGTCCGGCTCCTCGGTCCCGCCCGCGGTCGTCTCCCAGTTCGCCGAGGCGATGTCCGAGGTGATGCTGCTGCCGGCTGCCGCGCTCGCGATCGGTTTCGTGGCGGTGCTCTTCTTCACCACGCCGCGGCACATGGTGAAGCCGTCGCCCTAG
- the purB gene encoding adenylosuccinate lyase, giving the protein MVPNVLANRYAAADLAAIWSPEHKIVLERQLWIAVLKAQKDLGIEVPDGVVEAYEKVVSQGEAGVDLDSIAARERVTRHDVKARIEEFAALAGHEHIHKGMTSRDLTENVEQLQVLSSLKLIRDRAVATLARLARLATEHETTVMAGRSHNVAAQATTLGKRFATVADEMLVGIQRVEELIARYPLRGIKGPMGTAQDMLDLLDGDASKLAALEERVAAHLGFDNVFTSVGQVYPRSLDFDAVSALVQLVSGPSNLSTTIRLMAGNELVTEGFKEGQVGSSAMPHKMNSRSTERVNGLSVVLRGYLSMISELAGDQWNEGDVSDSVVRRVALPDAFFAADGLFQTFLTVLDELGAFPAVIQRELDRYLPFLATTKVLMAAVRNGVGREEAHEAIKEAAVGTALSMRKGQVENDVFAKLGADPRLGLTQEQITSLVAAPIEFTGAAVAQVQEVVRRVEAVTARYPEAAAYAPGEIL; this is encoded by the coding sequence GTGGTGCCCAACGTCCTCGCCAACCGCTACGCCGCTGCCGACCTCGCTGCGATCTGGAGCCCCGAGCACAAGATCGTGCTCGAGCGACAGCTCTGGATCGCGGTGCTCAAGGCCCAGAAGGATCTCGGCATCGAGGTCCCCGACGGCGTCGTGGAGGCGTACGAGAAGGTCGTCTCCCAAGGTGAGGCCGGCGTCGACCTCGACTCGATCGCGGCCCGTGAGCGGGTGACGCGCCACGACGTGAAGGCGCGGATCGAGGAGTTCGCCGCGCTGGCCGGTCACGAGCACATCCACAAGGGCATGACGTCGCGGGATCTGACCGAGAACGTCGAGCAGCTCCAGGTGCTCTCGTCGCTGAAGCTGATCCGCGACCGCGCCGTCGCGACGCTGGCGCGCCTGGCCCGGCTGGCGACCGAGCACGAGACCACCGTGATGGCGGGCCGCAGCCACAACGTCGCGGCCCAGGCGACCACGCTCGGCAAGCGGTTCGCGACCGTCGCCGACGAGATGCTCGTCGGGATCCAGCGGGTCGAGGAGCTCATCGCCCGCTACCCCCTGCGCGGGATCAAGGGCCCGATGGGCACTGCCCAGGACATGCTCGACCTGCTCGACGGCGACGCCTCGAAGCTGGCCGCTCTGGAGGAGCGGGTCGCGGCCCACCTCGGCTTCGACAACGTCTTCACCTCGGTCGGCCAGGTCTACCCGCGCTCCCTCGACTTCGACGCGGTCTCGGCGCTGGTCCAGCTGGTCTCCGGCCCCTCCAACCTGTCGACCACGATCCGGCTGATGGCCGGCAACGAGCTGGTCACCGAGGGCTTCAAGGAGGGCCAGGTCGGCTCGAGCGCGATGCCGCACAAGATGAACTCGCGCTCCACCGAGCGGGTCAACGGCCTCTCGGTCGTGCTGCGCGGCTACCTCTCGATGATCTCCGAGCTGGCCGGCGACCAGTGGAACGAGGGCGACGTCTCCGACTCGGTCGTGCGCCGCGTCGCGCTCCCGGACGCGTTCTTCGCCGCCGACGGCCTCTTCCAGACCTTCCTGACGGTGCTCGACGAGCTCGGTGCCTTCCCGGCCGTGATCCAGCGCGAGCTCGACCGCTACCTGCCGTTCCTGGCGACCACCAAGGTGCTGATGGCCGCCGTCCGCAACGGGGTCGGGCGCGAGGAGGCGCACGAGGCGATCAAGGAGGCCGCCGTCGGCACCGCGCTGTCGATGCGCAAGGGGCAGGTCGAGAACGACGTCTTCGCCAAGCTCGGCGCCGACCCGCGCCTCGGGCTGACCCAGGAGCAGATCACCTCGCTGGTCGCGGCTCCGATCGAGTTCACCGGTGCCGCCGTCGCGCAGGTGCAGGAGGTCGTACGCCGCGTGGAGGCCGTCACCGCCCGCTACCCCGAGGCCGCCGCCTACGCTCCTGGCGAGATTCTCTAG
- the purD gene encoding phosphoribosylamine--glycine ligase, whose amino-acid sequence MKILVVGTGGREHALALKLSQEGNEVYAAPGNPGIAQFATLRDVDIMSGPAIASLAGELGVDLVVVGPEAPLVAGVADAVRDNGIAVFGPSQAAAQLEGSKAFSKDVMAVAGVPTAGSRVATTPEEAAAALDEFGAPYVVKDDALAAGKGVVVTRDRDEALAHAAACDRVVIEEFLDGPEVSLFAICDGSRAYALQPAQDFKRIFDGGKGGNTGGMGAYSPLPWAQPDLAAVVLETVVEPTLAEMTERGAPFVGCLYVGLSLTAKGPKVIEFNCRFGDPDVQPVLALLESSLGELLLAAATGSLDTVSEPTFSDGASVTVVLASAGYPESSSKGDVITGAGNANSINDVDVIHAGTAIVDASTAEEPDHRHLVTAGGRVLAVRAKGYDIDDARSRAYAAADLVTFDGLQRRSDIAAEPLGVVEGASLL is encoded by the coding sequence GTGAAGATCCTCGTCGTCGGCACCGGTGGTCGTGAGCACGCGCTCGCTCTGAAGCTCTCCCAGGAGGGGAACGAGGTGTACGCCGCACCCGGGAACCCCGGGATCGCGCAGTTCGCCACGCTCCGGGACGTCGACATCATGTCCGGTCCCGCGATCGCCTCGCTGGCGGGCGAGCTGGGCGTGGACCTGGTCGTCGTCGGGCCCGAGGCGCCGCTGGTGGCCGGGGTCGCCGACGCCGTCCGCGACAACGGGATCGCCGTCTTCGGGCCGTCGCAGGCGGCCGCGCAGCTCGAGGGATCGAAGGCGTTCTCCAAGGACGTGATGGCGGTGGCCGGCGTCCCGACCGCGGGCTCGCGGGTCGCGACCACCCCCGAGGAGGCGGCCGCTGCGCTGGACGAGTTCGGCGCTCCGTACGTCGTGAAGGACGACGCTCTGGCCGCTGGCAAGGGGGTGGTGGTGACGCGTGACCGCGACGAGGCCCTGGCCCACGCGGCCGCCTGCGACCGGGTCGTCATCGAGGAGTTCCTCGACGGCCCCGAGGTCTCGCTGTTCGCGATCTGCGACGGTTCCCGCGCCTACGCCCTGCAGCCGGCGCAGGACTTCAAGCGGATCTTCGACGGCGGCAAGGGCGGCAACACCGGCGGGATGGGTGCCTACTCCCCGCTCCCGTGGGCTCAGCCCGACCTGGCGGCGGTCGTGCTCGAGACGGTCGTCGAGCCGACTCTCGCGGAGATGACCGAGCGCGGTGCGCCGTTCGTCGGGTGCCTCTACGTCGGGCTGTCGCTGACCGCCAAGGGCCCGAAGGTGATCGAGTTCAACTGCCGCTTCGGTGACCCCGACGTGCAGCCGGTCCTGGCTCTTCTGGAGTCCTCCCTCGGCGAGCTGCTCCTGGCAGCCGCGACGGGCTCGCTGGACACCGTCAGTGAGCCGACCTTCTCCGACGGCGCCTCGGTGACCGTCGTGCTGGCCTCGGCCGGTTACCCGGAGTCCTCCTCGAAGGGCGACGTCATCACCGGCGCCGGCAACGCCAACTCGATCAACGACGTGGACGTGATCCACGCCGGCACGGCGATCGTGGACGCATCCACGGCCGAGGAGCCCGACCACCGCCATCTGGTCACCGCGGGCGGCCGCGTGCTGGCGGTCCGGGCCAAGGGCTACGACATCGACGACGCGCGCTCGCGGGCGTACGCCGCCGCCGACCTGGTCACCTTCGACGGTCTCCAGCGACGCTCCGACATCGCGGCCGAGCCGCTCGGAGTGGTCGAAGGCGCCTCGCTGCTTTGA
- a CDS encoding adenylosuccinate synthase, whose translation MPAITIIGAQWGDEGKGKATDLLGEHVDYVVKFNGGNNAGHTVVIRQEDGQSEKYALHLLPSGILTAGVTPVIGNGVVVDLAVLFEELTGLEERGVDISKLKLSASAHVIADYNRQLDKVTERFLGSRKIGTTGRGIGPTYADKVNRIGIRVQDLFDESILRSKVEGALELKNQLLSKVYNRRGFTVDAVVEDLLSYADRIAPMVCDTGLLLNQALDRGETVLLEGGQATLLDVDHGTYPFVTSSNATSGGACTGSGIPPTRIDRVVAIVKAYTTRVGEGPFPTELFDASGAYLRDNGHEFGTTTGRPRRCGWYDAVIARYAARVNGVTDFVLTKLDVLDGLDEIPVCVAYDVDGVRHDEMPVNQTDFHHAKPIYEMLPGWKEDISGARSFDDLPANAQAYVKYVEEISGARMSVIGVGPARDETVIINSLT comes from the coding sequence ATGCCCGCGATCACGATCATCGGTGCCCAATGGGGCGACGAAGGCAAGGGCAAGGCGACCGACCTTCTCGGTGAGCACGTCGACTATGTCGTGAAGTTCAACGGCGGCAACAACGCCGGCCACACCGTCGTCATCCGCCAGGAAGACGGACAGAGCGAGAAGTACGCCCTCCACCTGCTGCCCAGCGGCATCCTGACCGCCGGCGTGACGCCGGTGATCGGCAACGGCGTCGTCGTCGACCTCGCCGTCCTCTTCGAGGAGCTGACCGGCCTGGAGGAGCGCGGCGTCGACATCTCCAAGCTGAAGCTGTCCGCCAGCGCCCACGTCATCGCCGACTACAACCGCCAGCTCGACAAGGTCACGGAGCGGTTCCTCGGCTCGCGCAAGATCGGCACCACCGGTCGTGGGATCGGCCCGACCTACGCCGACAAGGTCAACCGCATCGGCATCCGCGTCCAGGACCTCTTCGACGAGTCGATCCTGCGCAGCAAGGTCGAGGGGGCGCTGGAGCTGAAGAACCAGCTGCTCTCGAAGGTCTACAACCGTCGTGGCTTCACCGTCGACGCGGTCGTCGAGGACCTGCTGTCCTACGCGGACCGGATCGCGCCGATGGTCTGCGACACCGGCCTGCTGCTCAACCAGGCGCTCGACCGGGGCGAGACCGTGCTGCTCGAGGGCGGCCAGGCGACGCTGCTCGACGTCGACCACGGCACCTATCCGTTCGTGACCTCCTCCAACGCCACCTCGGGCGGCGCCTGCACCGGCTCCGGGATCCCGCCGACGCGGATCGACCGCGTCGTGGCCATCGTGAAGGCCTACACCACCCGCGTGGGGGAGGGGCCGTTCCCGACCGAGCTCTTCGACGCCTCCGGCGCCTACCTGCGTGACAACGGCCACGAGTTCGGCACCACCACCGGCCGGCCGCGTCGCTGCGGTTGGTACGACGCGGTCATCGCCCGCTACGCCGCCCGTGTCAACGGTGTCACCGACTTCGTCCTCACCAAGCTCGACGTGCTGGACGGTCTCGACGAGATCCCGGTCTGCGTGGCCTACGACGTCGACGGCGTGCGCCACGACGAGATGCCCGTCAACCAGACCGACTTCCACCACGCCAAGCCCATCTACGAGATGCTGCCGGGCTGGAAGGAAGACATCTCGGGAGCGCGGTCGTTCGACGACCTCCCGGCCAACGCGCAGGCGTACGTGAAGTACGTCGAGGAGATCTCCGGCGCCCGGATGTCCGTCATCGGGGTCGGCCCGGCCCGCGACGAGACGGTCATCATCAACTCGCTGACCTGA
- a CDS encoding DUF4032 domain-containing protein, which yields MALQILARRPDPAIYTLPWSRALEDWPDDVVVPLTRGLSRHVVRIVRVRNHLYAVKETQADIARREYDMLRELQRIGLPTVVAKSVVTGRTDHDGNELGAALMTEHLTYSLPYRALFERGMAADRLPSLIDALVVLLVRLHLAGFYWGDVSLSNVLFVRDAAGFAAYLVDAETGELKAELSDRLREYDIEVACQNIFGELLDLQASEALPEAFPIDAIVERLQSRYDVLWRELTEEQVFSAEEMWHIEQRIERLHDLGFDVEELDITTSEDGDTVALRPRVVELGHHRRELRTLTGLDVQDAQARRILNDISAFRATRELGDLPIEVAAGRWLREVYEPIVAMRPPDATAKLTPAQMFHEILEHRWVLSQFAGEWVKLINAAESYYEDVLHSRPDEAVTPPAAE from the coding sequence ATGGCTCTGCAGATCCTCGCCAGGCGGCCCGACCCGGCGATCTACACCTTGCCCTGGTCTCGGGCCTTGGAGGACTGGCCGGACGACGTCGTGGTGCCGCTGACGCGTGGCCTGAGCCGCCACGTCGTACGCATCGTCCGCGTGCGCAACCACCTCTACGCCGTCAAGGAGACCCAGGCCGACATCGCGCGACGCGAGTACGACATGTTGCGCGAGCTGCAGCGCATCGGCCTGCCGACGGTGGTCGCCAAGAGCGTCGTCACCGGTCGCACGGACCACGACGGCAACGAGCTCGGCGCCGCGCTGATGACCGAGCACCTCACCTACTCGCTCCCCTATCGCGCGCTGTTCGAGCGGGGCATGGCCGCCGACCGGCTCCCGAGCCTGATCGATGCCCTCGTGGTCCTGCTCGTACGCCTCCATCTGGCCGGCTTCTACTGGGGCGACGTGTCCTTGTCGAACGTCCTCTTCGTCCGCGACGCGGCCGGGTTCGCCGCCTACCTGGTCGACGCCGAGACCGGGGAGCTGAAGGCTGAGCTCTCCGACCGGCTGCGCGAGTACGACATCGAGGTCGCCTGCCAGAACATCTTCGGCGAGCTGCTCGACCTGCAGGCGAGCGAGGCGCTGCCGGAGGCCTTCCCGATCGACGCGATCGTCGAGCGGCTGCAGAGCCGCTACGACGTGCTGTGGCGCGAGCTCACCGAGGAGCAGGTCTTCTCCGCCGAGGAGATGTGGCACATCGAGCAGCGCATCGAGCGCCTCCACGACCTCGGCTTCGACGTCGAGGAGCTCGACATCACCACCAGCGAGGACGGCGACACCGTGGCCCTCCGCCCGCGGGTGGTCGAGCTCGGCCACCACCGTCGCGAGCTGCGTACGCTGACCGGGCTGGACGTCCAGGACGCCCAGGCGAGGCGGATCCTCAACGACATCTCCGCCTTCCGTGCCACCCGCGAGCTCGGCGACCTGCCGATCGAGGTCGCCGCGGGCCGCTGGTTGCGCGAGGTCTACGAGCCGATCGTCGCGATGCGCCCGCCCGACGCCACCGCCAAGCTCACCCCGGCGCAGATGTTCCACGAGATCCTCGAGCACCGCTGGGTGCTCTCCCAGTTCGCGGGCGAGTGGGTCAAGCTCATCAACGCCGCCGAGTCCTACTACGAGGACGTCCTCCACAGCCGTCCCGACGAGGCCGTCACCCCGCCCGCCGCGGAATGA
- a CDS encoding DUF3151 domain-containing protein produces MTHQDLLAGPPPTHLPVDPARAELAAGAEPADVVRRHPASPVAWAALATGAKETGADDVTIYAYARVGYHRSLDMLRRNGWKGHGPVPWEHEPNRGFLISLAVLAQQAKAIGETEEWERCSEFLRDSSPTAYDTLLG; encoded by the coding sequence ATGACACATCAGGACCTGCTCGCCGGACCTCCTCCCACCCACCTTCCGGTCGACCCGGCCAGGGCCGAGCTGGCCGCCGGCGCTGAGCCCGCCGACGTCGTCCGCCGCCACCCGGCATCCCCCGTCGCCTGGGCAGCCCTGGCCACTGGTGCGAAGGAGACCGGCGCGGACGATGTGACCATCTACGCCTACGCCCGCGTCGGCTACCACCGCTCGCTCGACATGCTGCGCCGCAACGGCTGGAAGGGCCACGGTCCGGTGCCGTGGGAGCACGAGCCCAACCGCGGCTTCCTGATCAGCCTCGCGGTCCTCGCCCAGCAGGCCAAGGCGATCGGTGAGACCGAGGAGTGGGAACGCTGCTCGGAGTTCCTGCGCGACAGCAGTCCGACGGCGTACGACACGCTTCTGGGCTGA
- a CDS encoding helix-turn-helix transcriptional regulator, whose protein sequence is MENGRSQTLMTALGFDLGAAQLYSRLLPLNGWPLVVVAATLSTSEEELREVAAPLIDSGVICIGETLTVRGPTAVVAHMLERAATRAQDAHDHLLKISQSVPYVAGTAARLPATIGEEQPIDGEVIATEFTPETFERLVSTTSGEMVWLRPVVTVHPSEMRFISAIESAIRSGRRCRGIYPVAALKHSPDVLRMRIEVGEEIRILPSVATHLMVVGSTHAMFPDPLGQVEQPMVNVRQRGIVEVVTNYFEELWRRALPAAELEDLPSAERRLLLAELASGAQDEQIARRLGVSLRTVRRRVAELLEELGATSRFEAGVEAARRGWL, encoded by the coding sequence ATGGAGAACGGCCGGTCGCAGACGCTGATGACCGCGCTCGGGTTCGACCTGGGCGCGGCGCAGCTCTACAGCCGTCTCCTCCCGCTCAACGGGTGGCCGCTGGTGGTCGTGGCGGCGACGCTGTCGACCTCCGAGGAGGAGCTACGGGAGGTGGCCGCGCCGCTGATCGACAGCGGGGTCATCTGCATCGGCGAGACCTTGACCGTGCGCGGCCCCACGGCGGTGGTGGCGCACATGCTGGAGCGGGCCGCCACCCGGGCCCAGGACGCCCACGACCATCTTCTCAAGATCTCCCAGTCGGTGCCGTACGTCGCCGGCACGGCCGCACGGCTCCCCGCGACCATCGGCGAGGAGCAGCCGATCGACGGCGAGGTGATCGCGACCGAGTTCACGCCGGAGACCTTCGAGCGGCTCGTCTCGACCACCTCGGGCGAGATGGTGTGGCTGCGCCCGGTGGTGACCGTGCACCCCTCGGAGATGCGGTTCATCTCGGCCATCGAGTCCGCGATCAGATCGGGCCGCCGGTGTCGTGGCATCTACCCGGTGGCAGCGCTGAAGCACTCGCCCGACGTGCTCCGGATGCGGATCGAGGTCGGTGAGGAGATCCGGATCCTGCCGAGCGTCGCCACCCACCTGATGGTGGTCGGGAGCACGCACGCGATGTTCCCGGACCCGCTCGGCCAGGTCGAGCAGCCGATGGTCAACGTCCGCCAGCGGGGCATCGTCGAGGTGGTCACCAACTACTTCGAGGAGCTGTGGCGCCGGGCGCTGCCGGCGGCCGAGCTCGAGGACCTGCCGAGTGCCGAGCGCCGCCTGCTGCTCGCCGAGCTGGCCAGTGGAGCCCAGGACGAGCAGATCGCCCGGAGGCTGGGTGTCTCGCTGCGTACGGTCCGGCGCCGGGTCGCCGAGCTGCTCGAGGAGCTCGGTGCGACCTCACGGTTCGAGGCGGGTGTCGAGGCGGCGCGGCGCGGCTGGCTGTGA
- the lysS gene encoding lysine--tRNA ligase: MTEQTTNAPEPDLNEQMLVRREKRERLLAEKKKAYAIGVGRTHTLAEVREAYEDKLEAGDETQDVVTVAGRVMFVRNTGKLAFATLQEGIGTRLQVMLSLAEVGEESLAEWKALVDLGDHVAVTGRVISSRRGELSIMASSWEMASKALRPLPVLHKDLSEEARVRQRYADLIVRQEARDMVRTRAKITQAIRRCLEDDGYLEVETPVLQLIHGGAHARPFNTHMNAFDQPMTLRIALELNLKKAVVGGIDKVYEIGRIFRNEGVDSTHSPEFTMIEAYQAYGDQFTIAELMRQMYLAAADAVGSRQIEVSTGSDDETQVIDLDGEWKWLPVYDGVSEAVGVEVTPDTDVDTLKALAEKHDVDLDPAWGADKIVMELCGELVEPNLIQPTFLCDFPSIAQPLARINDEEPSKVLAWDLIIGGVERGTGFTELIDPVVQREVLTSQSLLAAGGDPEAMQLDEDFLRALEYGAPPMGGLGLGLDRAIMLFTGAGIRETILFPLLKPEA; encoded by the coding sequence GTGACTGAGCAGACCACCAACGCGCCAGAGCCGGACCTCAACGAGCAGATGTTGGTCCGGCGCGAGAAGCGCGAGCGACTGCTGGCCGAGAAGAAGAAGGCGTACGCCATCGGGGTCGGCCGCACCCACACGCTCGCCGAGGTGCGCGAGGCCTACGAGGACAAGCTCGAGGCCGGCGACGAGACCCAGGACGTGGTCACCGTCGCCGGTCGGGTCATGTTCGTCCGCAACACGGGCAAGCTGGCCTTCGCGACGCTGCAGGAGGGCATCGGCACCCGCCTCCAGGTGATGCTCTCGCTCGCCGAGGTGGGCGAGGAGTCGCTGGCCGAGTGGAAGGCGCTCGTCGACCTGGGCGACCACGTCGCCGTCACCGGCCGGGTGATCTCCTCGCGCCGCGGCGAGCTCTCCATCATGGCCTCCAGCTGGGAGATGGCGTCCAAGGCGCTGCGGCCCCTCCCGGTGCTCCACAAGGACCTCTCCGAGGAGGCCCGCGTGCGGCAGCGCTACGCCGACCTGATCGTGCGCCAGGAGGCGCGCGACATGGTGCGTACGCGCGCGAAGATCACCCAGGCGATCCGCCGCTGCCTGGAGGACGACGGCTACCTCGAGGTCGAGACGCCGGTCCTGCAGCTCATCCACGGTGGAGCGCACGCGCGGCCGTTCAACACCCACATGAACGCCTTCGACCAGCCGATGACGCTGCGGATCGCGCTCGAGCTCAACCTCAAGAAGGCCGTCGTCGGCGGCATCGACAAGGTCTACGAGATCGGCCGGATCTTCCGCAACGAGGGCGTCGACTCCACCCACAGCCCCGAGTTCACGATGATCGAGGCCTACCAGGCCTACGGCGACCAGTTCACCATCGCCGAGCTGATGCGGCAGATGTATCTCGCCGCCGCCGACGCGGTCGGCTCGCGCCAGATCGAGGTCTCGACGGGCTCGGACGACGAGACGCAGGTCATCGACCTCGACGGTGAGTGGAAGTGGCTCCCGGTCTACGACGGCGTCTCCGAGGCCGTCGGCGTGGAGGTCACCCCCGACACCGATGTCGACACGCTCAAGGCACTGGCCGAGAAGCACGATGTCGATCTCGACCCGGCCTGGGGGGCGGACAAGATCGTCATGGAGCTGTGCGGCGAGCTGGTGGAGCCCAACCTCATCCAGCCCACCTTCCTGTGCGACTTCCCGTCGATCGCCCAGCCGCTGGCGCGGATCAACGACGAGGAGCCGAGCAAGGTCCTCGCCTGGGACCTGATCATCGGCGGTGTGGAGCGCGGCACGGGGTTCACCGAGCTGATCGACCCGGTCGTGCAGCGTGAGGTGCTCACCTCCCAGTCCCTCCTCGCCGCGGGCGGCGACCCCGAGGCGATGCAGCTCGACGAGGACTTCCTGCGGGCGCTGGAGTACGGCGCCCCGCCGATGGGCGGCCTCGGCCTCGGCCTGGACCGGGCGATCATGCTCTTCACCGGTGCCGGCATCCGCGAGACGATCCTCTTCCCGCTGCTCAAGCCGGAGGCCTGA
- a CDS encoding cache domain-containing protein codes for MKTMSPLDCVAQVEEHFGPIVAHLERVRSDVAALFEAGPVISASLRERLEPGALEFLRNPNLVGGGFVVAPDVLSDRRLYLVWWQGEERDFLGDADAPATGEAIDYTRQPWYRNPERTGELTLVGPYVDFVCTDEYVMTTTMPVYVQGRMVGVAGADTLVETLETMLLPGLREAGATLVNGHGKAIVSADPQLATGDPLTTARDMIPVRGLPLSVALS; via the coding sequence ATGAAGACCATGTCTCCCCTCGACTGTGTGGCTCAGGTCGAAGAGCATTTCGGGCCGATCGTGGCCCATCTCGAGCGCGTACGCAGCGATGTGGCCGCCCTCTTCGAGGCCGGCCCGGTCATCTCCGCCTCTCTGCGGGAGCGGCTCGAGCCGGGGGCCTTGGAGTTCCTGCGCAACCCCAACCTCGTCGGCGGCGGCTTCGTGGTCGCACCGGACGTACTCAGTGACCGCCGGCTCTATCTGGTCTGGTGGCAGGGCGAGGAGCGCGACTTCCTCGGTGACGCCGACGCTCCGGCCACCGGCGAGGCGATCGACTACACCCGCCAGCCCTGGTATCGGAACCCGGAGCGCACCGGGGAGCTGACGCTCGTCGGGCCGTACGTCGACTTCGTCTGCACCGACGAATACGTCATGACCACGACGATGCCGGTCTACGTGCAAGGCCGCATGGTCGGCGTCGCGGGGGCGGACACGCTCGTCGAGACGCTCGAGACGATGCTCCTGCCCGGGCTGCGCGAGGCCGGTGCCACGCTGGTCAACGGTCACGGCAAGGCGATCGTCTCGGCCGACCCCCAGCTGGCCACCGGCGACCCGCTGACCACCGCCCGCGACATGATCCCGGTCCGGGGCCTGCCGCTCTCTGTGGCGCTCTCCTGA